GTCCCCAACATATCGTGGAATTGTTTTGGGAACTCCTCTGTACTAACAGGCCAAAAGCGAGAACCTACTCCTCCTGCCATTAAAATAGCGTAATAATTTTTATTTTGCATATCCTTCGTATTTGTATTAAGCCTTTACTTCATCATTAATTATATCTACCTCAGCATTGGCGTTAAACAGGTAAATCCTACCGGTTTTCACCTCAACACATTCGTGACGTGTGCGTCGTTTTGCTCCCTTTTTAAACACACGGTTATTATGTGTTTTAAAAGTTTGATGTAAAGGTACTTCAAATATAAAGCTTTTATTATTTGGAGCGTCCAATAGCTTTAAAGCTAAGGCGAGTTGTACATCTGTATCGCTAGATGCTCTTGGGTTTATAAAATGCTTTGCTAAAGCAGGTAAAATGGTCTTTGGAAACACTTCTGGGTTTATAAATGGCAACATTAAGTGTTGAAAGGTACGCTTCCACTCTATTCCATGTGGTTTTATATTACGACCAAATTTAGAAAACGCTTCTAAATGTGCAATCTCATGTATTAATGTAATCAAAAAACGATATTTATTCAAACTTCCATTAACCGTTATTTGATGTTTACCATTGGGCAACCTGCGATAATCACCATGCCGTGTTTTACGTTCCTTTTTAATTAAAACAATTAAATTATCGTGTTCTAACAGTTGTAAAACCTGAGATACTGATGCTTCTGGAATATAATGAGAAATGGTGTATTGCATTGGCAACAAAAATAAGATTTTACAAAGATTATACATCCTTGTAAGAGTAGATTTTTTATATAAAAACAATTAAGTTTGTTTTCAATCTGTTTTCCGTTAAAAAAACACCATTAAAATACTAAAATAAAACATTTAGATTTTAAAAGTTTAAGCATTTTTATACAAATCTATACTTTTGACTTCCTGATTAAACAATCATAAACTGACCAACAAAATTAATTATGACCAGACTAATTTTTATTTCACTTATATTATTTTCTACTATCTCATTAAGCCAAAACAGAAGAGGCAGTCTTAAAATAAATAATACAACCAAAAAGCAAGACGCTGTTTTTAAAGAACTAAAAGACAATAATGACTCTAATAAGTTAATGTACGTTGCTTTTCAAAAAAATCTTATGGAAACATTAACTAAAGAACACCTCGATATTCTTCGTAACAGTACTATTAATGACACTTTAGTTATCTCTTTAGATCTAACACTTAACAAAAAAGGAATAATAACAAATCAGTACCTAAAAGATTCGGGGAATAACACCCTTTTTACTGACACGGAGGTCACTGTTAAGAACTTGACATCATCCAAATTTTATATTGATAAAACAATCAAGAAAAACAGATCTTATTTCTATATTAACTACGATTTATTGTTTACTTGGACTGACAAAAACAAATTAAACCTTTCACCTATTCCATTTGAAACCAAATACACTATTCCTAGACAATATATCATTAAAAACAATCCTAAAAGAATCAATTTAGTATTCAAGGAATGTACTGACACACAAGATGTAAAACTCTGTTTTTATAACACCATACAAGAGGCTATATTTTTACAATTACAAAATGTAAATAAAGCTATTTTATTACACGATGCTAATGATAATATTTTATCCGTTTTTATAAACATATATGCTAACAAGGAAGATTTACTATTAAAAGACATATCCTTCCCGAATAACATTACATCCGACAAAATAATCCAAGATTACAATAGCCTTTTTAAAGATAAAACACTTGCTCACTT
This portion of the Olleya sp. Bg11-27 genome encodes:
- a CDS encoding SprT-like domain-containing protein; the encoded protein is MQYTISHYIPEASVSQVLQLLEHDNLIVLIKKERKTRHGDYRRLPNGKHQITVNGSLNKYRFLITLIHEIAHLEAFSKFGRNIKPHGIEWKRTFQHLMLPFINPEVFPKTILPALAKHFINPRASSDTDVQLALALKLLDAPNNKSFIFEVPLHQTFKTHNNRVFKKGAKRRTRHECVEVKTGRIYLFNANAEVDIINDEVKA